Proteins from one Telopea speciosissima isolate NSW1024214 ecotype Mountain lineage chromosome 1, Tspe_v1, whole genome shotgun sequence genomic window:
- the LOC122656552 gene encoding uncharacterized protein LOC122656552 codes for MPQVDLETFVCGGDRKITCESLVGDHHSQPDKPDSPEEEAPPDFPAESFQILKEEELEWFNRNALYERKESQKGNSNPNPNPNPISISNQSSQRFSLNLTSNKSIIGLPKPQKSCFLISKSRRTGPPPRAPFFPKKPSRSGKSLTVTEPSSPKVSCIGRVKSKKDKNRRCASGRQPTEGTTAKASKSKPGKKTGFWANLMGVLPPSCRDGSSVAIEGPPNESPKLASVPRRSFTERERKIPASLPLGEPTGLDGMKRFTSGRRSESWISDFDLAESVVVVDSDVNSIWRRRDVDPPKKIDCVRDWECEGPASV; via the coding sequence ATGCCGCAGGTTGATCTCGAAACGTTTGTTTGCGGCGGTGACCGGAAAATCACATGCGAAAGCTTAGTCGGTGATCATCATTCTCAGCCGGATAAACCAGATTCTCCAGAGGAGGAGGCTCCACCTGACTTTCCGGCGGAATCTTTTCAGATactcaaagaagaagaactcgAATGGTTCAATCGGAACGCCCTTTACGAGCGTAAGGAGTCTCAAAAGGGGAACTctaaccccaaccccaaccccaaccccatcTCTATCTCCAACCAATCGTCTCAGCGGTTCTCTTTGAATTTAACATCCAACAAGTCCATCATCGGTCTTCCCAAGCCACAGAAATCCTGTTTCCTTATCAGCAAGTCCCGGCGGACAGGTCCACCGCCGCGAGCGCCGTTCTTCCCCAAGAAACCATCACGCAGCGGAAAGTCTCTCACGGTTACAGAACCTTCATCGCCAAAAGTTTCTTGTATTGGGAGAGTGAAGTCCAAAAAGGACAAAAACCGCCGGTGTGCAAGTGGCCGACAACCGACGGAAGGGACGACAGCCAAGGCCTCCAAGTCCAAACCGGGAAAgaaaaccgggttttgggcgaACCTCATGGGAGTTCTGCCGCCCAGTTGCCGGGACGGTTCAAGCGTTGCTATTGAGGGGCCACCAAATGAGTCGCCCAAGCTGGCATCGGTGCCTCGTAGGAGTTTCACAGAAAGGGAGCGTAAGATTCCGGCGAGTTTGCCACTGGGCGAGCCGACGGGGTTGGATGGGATGAAGCGGTTCACTTCCGGTCGGAGATCAGAATCGTGGATCAGTGATTTCGATTTGGCAGAATCGGTGGTGGTTGTGGACTCTGACGTAAACAGTATATGGCGTCGTCGTGATGTGGACCCACCCAAGAAAATCGATTGCGTCCGCGACTGGGAATGTGAGGGTCCCGCTTCGGTGTGA